A section of the Amycolatopsis sp. AA4 genome encodes:
- a CDS encoding Rieske 2Fe-2S domain-containing protein, whose translation MSAVRRDVVVAGLADLRERGRVVVEVDGVEVGVYFHAGEVRAWHNVCPHQGGPACQGKIMPRTIQPVREDRKSAGPAFHPADRNIVCPWHGFEFDVLTGRHPADGRVGLRGVPVRVVGDEVVVSI comes from the coding sequence ATGAGTGCTGTGCGGCGGGATGTCGTGGTCGCCGGTCTTGCCGATCTTCGGGAGCGGGGACGGGTCGTGGTGGAGGTCGACGGGGTCGAGGTGGGGGTCTACTTCCATGCCGGGGAGGTGCGGGCTTGGCATAACGTGTGCCCGCATCAAGGGGGGCCGGCTTGCCAGGGGAAGATCATGCCGCGGACGATTCAGCCGGTTCGGGAGGATCGGAAGAGTGCCGGGCCCGCGTTTCATCCGGCTGATCGGAATATTGTTTGTCCTTGGCACGGGTTTGAGTTCGATGTATTGACTGGGCGGCATCCGGCGGATGGGCGGGTGGGGTTGAGGGGGGTTCCGGTGCGGGTGGTGGGGGATGAGGTTGTGGTGAGTATTTGA